Proteins co-encoded in one Fibrobacter sp. genomic window:
- a CDS encoding HD domain-containing protein gives MVIGYLLALCVLAAVNIIILFRLYPRQNGPYALIFMSAFVSCVGFLLMALSSDLSEVLLANKMNYVGAIFLPLFSFFAILQICKIKIPNLLGTVLILLAFVVYGLSATVGFSDLYYTSAKYILTFGAGNFEATYGPGHALFNLMLAFYVCANLGVLIYAFLKKKNVSYKCLIAFALLQVATIISFFLARFLGGDTLVMPAVYVFDQFVMLYICNRIKRYDITQSVVDALEENNTDSYVSISSNLKFLGCNDIAYTNFPELTDCRVDHTIISTKGIVGYLLEWVLQINSGEAPDSKNYEFSGKHYKLTVKQISISKQVTVNLFKIEEDTKLHRYIQMLGSSNDHLETMVKDNANKIQTMQQQMMVGLASMVESRDSNTGGHIKRTSDVVAILVNELRRDKSLSFSKEFFDALVKAAPMHDLGKIAIDDQILRKPGRFTPEEYEVMKTHSQKGAVIVENLLSQVQDPNFVQIAKNVANYHHERYDGKGYPSGLAGENIPFEARVMAIADVYDALVSKRHYKDEFSFEKAFGIITEGMGTQFDPKLWKCFYNSRAKLEEYYSKASSDYTDR, from the coding sequence ATGGTTATCGGATATTTATTAGCGCTGTGCGTTCTTGCCGCAGTGAACATCATAATCCTCTTCCGCCTTTACCCTAGGCAGAACGGCCCCTATGCACTCATTTTCATGTCGGCCTTCGTCTCGTGCGTAGGCTTTCTGTTGATGGCTCTTTCCTCGGACCTTTCCGAGGTCCTTCTTGCCAACAAGATGAACTACGTTGGCGCCATATTCCTCCCCCTATTCTCCTTCTTTGCTATTCTCCAGATTTGCAAGATCAAGATTCCCAACCTTCTTGGCACGGTCCTGATTCTGCTTGCATTCGTTGTTTACGGTCTGTCTGCAACCGTAGGATTTAGCGACCTATACTACACTTCGGCAAAATATATCCTCACCTTTGGTGCCGGAAATTTTGAAGCAACCTACGGCCCCGGGCATGCCTTATTCAACCTGATGCTGGCATTCTATGTGTGTGCCAATCTCGGTGTGCTTATCTACGCCTTCCTCAAGAAAAAAAATGTTTCCTACAAGTGCCTGATTGCATTTGCCCTTTTGCAAGTCGCCACCATTATTTCCTTCTTCCTAGCAAGATTCCTCGGTGGAGACACCCTGGTGATGCCCGCAGTCTATGTATTCGACCAGTTCGTAATGCTCTACATCTGTAACCGCATCAAGCGTTACGACATAACCCAGAGTGTGGTGGATGCCCTTGAGGAAAACAACACAGACAGTTACGTATCCATTTCCTCAAACCTGAAATTTTTAGGATGCAACGACATCGCCTACACCAACTTCCCCGAACTTACAGATTGCCGAGTGGACCATACGATTATCTCGACCAAGGGGATTGTCGGTTACCTGCTGGAATGGGTTCTGCAGATTAATAGCGGCGAAGCTCCTGATAGCAAGAACTACGAATTCTCCGGAAAGCACTACAAGTTGACAGTCAAACAGATTTCCATATCCAAGCAAGTCACGGTTAACCTGTTCAAGATCGAAGAAGACACAAAGCTGCACCGCTATATCCAGATGCTCGGTTCCAGCAATGACCACCTGGAAACCATGGTCAAGGATAACGCCAACAAGATCCAGACCATGCAACAGCAGATGATGGTTGGCCTTGCCAGCATGGTCGAAAGCCGCGACAGCAACACCGGTGGCCATATCAAAAGAACCAGCGATGTTGTCGCCATCCTGGTAAACGAACTTCGCCGAGACAAGAGCCTTAGTTTTTCCAAGGAATTCTTTGACGCACTGGTTAAGGCTGCTCCTATGCACGATCTTGGCAAGATTGCCATTGACGACCAGATTCTAAGAAAGCCGGGGCGCTTTACCCCCGAGGAATACGAAGTGATGAAGACCCATTCCCAAAAGGGTGCGGTCATTGTGGAGAACCTGCTTTCCCAGGTACAGGACCCGAATTTCGTACAAATTGCCAAGAACGTTGCCAACTATCATCACGAGCGTTACGACGGCAAGGGTTACCCCAGCGGACTTGCTGGAGAAAACATTCCCTTCGAAGCAAGAGTCATGGCCATAGCCGACGTTTACGACGCCCTTGTCAGCAAAAGGCACTACAAGGACGAATTCTCCTTCGAAAAGGCATTTGGTATCATTACCGAAGGAATGGGAACTCAGTTCGACCCGAAGCTATGGAAGTGTTTCTACAACAGCCGTGCAAAGCTGGAAGAGTATTACTCCAAGGCAAGTTCCGATTATACCGACAGATAA
- the tsaA gene encoding tRNA (N6-threonylcarbamoyladenosine(37)-N6)-methyltransferase TrmO has translation MNESRKTPSVYPFKVIAKIKGDFPDKFGIPRQSGLLKELRSAIRFEPEFRVADALRGLEGFSHLWILWIFSENVRMGEDGENRWSPTVRPPRLGGNKRLGVFATRSSFRPNPVAMSCVKIEEIRLNVSDGDYNGPEIIVSGADMMDGTPIVDIKPYLPYADSVPEALGGFAEQVRFNTLQVDFPENLAAKFPTEKLKTLQEILSEDPRPAYQKDPERVYGFKFAGFEVKFKVLDQILHVVNLEKLR, from the coding sequence GTGAACGAATCCCGCAAAACCCCGTCTGTATACCCCTTCAAGGTCATCGCCAAAATCAAGGGCGATTTCCCAGATAAATTCGGTATTCCCCGCCAAAGCGGTCTCCTGAAGGAACTGCGTTCCGCCATCCGTTTCGAGCCGGAGTTTCGCGTAGCTGACGCCCTGCGAGGGCTTGAAGGTTTCAGCCACCTTTGGATCCTCTGGATTTTTTCAGAAAATGTAAGAATGGGCGAGGATGGCGAAAATCGCTGGAGCCCAACAGTGCGCCCCCCGCGTCTTGGGGGCAACAAGCGCCTGGGCGTCTTTGCAACCCGTAGCAGCTTCCGCCCCAATCCGGTGGCCATGAGTTGCGTCAAGATTGAGGAAATCCGGCTGAACGTTTCCGATGGCGACTACAATGGGCCTGAAATTATCGTCAGCGGCGCCGACATGATGGATGGTACGCCCATCGTGGATATAAAACCCTACCTGCCTTACGCCGATTCCGTTCCCGAGGCTCTCGGAGGCTTTGCGGAGCAGGTTCGCTTTAATACCCTGCAGGTTGATTTCCCGGAGAATCTTGCGGCTAAATTTCCGACAGAAAAACTGAAAACCCTTCAGGAAATCCTGTCCGAGGACCCAAGGCCCGCATATCAGAAGGATCCGGAACGAGTCTACGGCTTTAAATTTGCCGGATTCGAGGTGAAATTCAAGGTGCTTGACCAGATTCTCCACGTAGTGAACCTGGAAAAACTGCGCTAA
- the putP gene encoding sodium/proline symporter PutP encodes MTVVVFILYLLMMLGIGAYFSRKANSLNAYYLGNRGMNKWVVAMSAQASDMSGWMLMGLPGAIYLSGFSEAWIGIGLVIGTYFNWKIVGRRLRKYSHFCGDSITLPDFLSNRFRDQKGVIRVIASFFILAFFLFYTVSGFVASAKLFGTIFGLDYTTGLIIGAVVVVSYTFMGGFFAVCWTDFIQASMMLIAVLVIPTIICISGGGFAATMDAVNVQNPYLMSLFTNASTGKAIGFISLISSLAWGLGYFGMPHILVRFMSIKNAEEITHSRRIAMTWVIICLGAVIMIGLLGRYYVSANGLSVTDPERIFMVLCQALCHPAIASILMAAILAAIMSTADSQLLVSASAFSNDMYKHIFRKNASNKEIMWVSRIVVAVIAIIAVLVALQGAPSADGAAKTGKNFLDVVMSLVSFAWGGFGATFGPLVLLALFWKRTTLPAAVAGMLVGGITTFVWKFYLSGLSAEIFQIYELVPGFVFSMITIIVVSLLTKQPSKEIQDEFDAVEHTRLSDMKL; translated from the coding sequence ATGACTGTTGTAGTCTTTATTCTTTACCTTCTGATGATGCTGGGCATCGGTGCCTACTTCTCCAGAAAGGCAAACAGCCTCAACGCCTATTACCTGGGCAACCGTGGCATGAATAAGTGGGTGGTGGCAATGTCTGCCCAGGCATCCGACATGAGTGGCTGGATGCTCATGGGTCTTCCGGGCGCCATCTACCTCAGCGGCTTCTCCGAAGCTTGGATCGGTATCGGTCTTGTGATCGGTACCTACTTCAACTGGAAGATTGTGGGCCGTCGTCTCCGCAAGTATTCCCACTTCTGCGGCGATTCCATTACCCTCCCCGACTTCCTCTCCAACCGCTTCCGTGACCAGAAGGGCGTTATCCGCGTGATTGCCTCCTTCTTCATTCTGGCATTCTTCCTGTTCTACACCGTTTCCGGCTTTGTGGCTTCCGCTAAGCTGTTCGGCACCATCTTCGGCCTGGACTACACCACCGGCCTTATCATCGGCGCCGTTGTGGTTGTCAGCTACACCTTCATGGGCGGCTTCTTCGCCGTTTGCTGGACCGACTTCATCCAGGCATCCATGATGCTCATCGCCGTACTCGTGATTCCTACCATCATCTGCATCTCCGGCGGTGGTTTTGCCGCTACCATGGACGCAGTGAATGTCCAGAATCCCTACCTCATGAGCCTCTTCACCAACGCATCCACCGGCAAGGCAATCGGTTTCATTTCCCTGATTTCCAGCCTGGCCTGGGGTCTTGGCTACTTCGGTATGCCTCACATCTTGGTGCGTTTCATGTCCATCAAGAACGCAGAAGAAATCACCCACTCTCGCCGTATCGCCATGACCTGGGTTATCATCTGCCTTGGTGCCGTGATCATGATTGGTCTCCTGGGCCGCTACTACGTTAGCGCCAACGGTCTCTCCGTTACCGACCCTGAACGTATCTTCATGGTTCTCTGCCAGGCACTCTGCCACCCGGCAATCGCATCTATCCTCATGGCTGCAATCCTTGCCGCTATCATGAGTACCGCAGACTCCCAGCTCCTGGTTTCTGCTTCCGCCTTCAGTAACGACATGTATAAGCACATCTTCCGCAAGAACGCTTCCAACAAGGAAATCATGTGGGTAAGCCGCATTGTGGTTGCCGTTATCGCTATCATCGCCGTTCTCGTGGCTCTCCAGGGCGCACCCTCTGCCGACGGCGCTGCCAAGACCGGCAAGAACTTCCTGGATGTGGTCATGAGCCTCGTTAGCTTCGCCTGGGGTGGCTTTGGCGCTACCTTCGGCCCGCTGGTACTGCTCGCCCTCTTCTGGAAGCGTACCACCCTGCCCGCAGCCGTTGCCGGTATGCTGGTTGGCGGTATCACCACCTTCGTATGGAAGTTCTACCTCTCTGGCCTTAGCGCAGAAATCTTCCAGATCTATGAACTGGTTCCGGGCTTTGTCTTCAGCATGATTACCATCATCGTGGTAAGCCTTCTGACCAAGCAGCCCAGCAAGGAAATCCAGGACGAATTCGACGCCGTGGAACACACCCGCCTTTCCGACATGAAGCTTTAA
- a CDS encoding transglutaminase-like domain-containing protein produces MKKEIVDIRYIAKVLFLVLASFNLGHTFDMTWLGLVFAVYFAVIGVVNATSRREFSKRPRYNKIPAYGAIVPLALYWVMTPGVENGVNPVMVFLPGLYLLFLAALQERSRGNGGYETFVAFDGVAALLFGMFMIPKGWAGVGIAGLLLALFAYNRRGTAWYKYLLFGFLIIALSGISYGGWRYWRAHRYENGARWAEDFYQRERVMGFDQVAALGSFGSNYNGKYNSQVVLRVWDTQPSRYLKAASYEKYVAGIWKLPTEVVKTLMPAYYQVDYAVLEVADSLTRPLDSAGIVRKPRQVWVQSTLNNFGFVFAPYGSVGFAAKDLDSLHYFAGGMVNGLDKNGKRSDWHYFVCENGSVSVGKNDSVSAEISTNPCAIPDSLLVYNEGDLLIGSRYEPLIDSVVDAMGLVRRDVSSSDSENLQRILAYFKENFTYSLQIPGLERWRGSGSDVKKDPLSIFWHAKQGFCEYYATLATLTLRRVGIPARYATGFANPEVVEGRPYAVFRRKHSHSWVEAFVDGRWVVFDPTPPMLTPMGSEPSWLSAKWESLQGRAARLMHFLKEGEWRRTVDSWQNYTQKITDGIAIYVALVIAILAFVGLKVRGYLKGRRRNIITPKNAAAAELARKLTKAELVLTTLGYHREDGETVGAFVKRLQRADAGTLGTKKADPSANEKLQQTIKILQDYEEHRWMK; encoded by the coding sequence ATGAAAAAAGAAATCGTAGACATCCGCTATATCGCCAAGGTGCTGTTCCTGGTGTTAGCCTCTTTCAATCTGGGGCACACGTTCGACATGACCTGGCTTGGTTTGGTTTTTGCCGTATACTTCGCTGTAATCGGAGTTGTTAACGCAACCAGTCGCCGTGAATTTTCCAAGCGTCCGCGGTACAACAAGATTCCCGCCTATGGCGCCATTGTCCCGCTGGCTTTGTACTGGGTCATGACTCCGGGTGTAGAAAATGGTGTGAATCCGGTTATGGTTTTCTTGCCCGGATTATACCTACTTTTCCTGGCTGCGCTTCAGGAGCGGAGCCGCGGTAATGGAGGCTATGAAACCTTTGTCGCCTTCGATGGTGTGGCAGCCCTTCTGTTTGGAATGTTCATGATTCCTAAGGGTTGGGCTGGCGTTGGAATTGCGGGCCTATTGCTTGCCCTGTTCGCCTACAATCGACGCGGAACTGCCTGGTACAAGTATTTGCTGTTTGGGTTTCTGATTATAGCCTTGTCAGGGATTTCTTACGGAGGTTGGCGTTACTGGCGGGCCCACCGATACGAAAACGGAGCCCGTTGGGCGGAAGATTTTTACCAGCGGGAACGAGTCATGGGTTTTGACCAGGTGGCCGCCTTGGGTAGCTTCGGCAGCAATTACAACGGAAAGTACAACAGCCAGGTGGTACTCCGCGTTTGGGATACACAGCCTTCCCGCTACCTAAAGGCCGCCAGTTATGAAAAGTATGTTGCCGGAATCTGGAAGTTGCCGACTGAAGTTGTAAAGACCTTGATGCCTGCTTACTATCAAGTGGACTATGCTGTTCTTGAAGTGGCGGATTCGTTGACTCGTCCTTTGGATTCTGCCGGCATTGTTCGTAAGCCTCGTCAGGTTTGGGTGCAATCGACACTTAATAATTTCGGCTTTGTCTTTGCTCCCTATGGATCTGTAGGATTTGCCGCCAAGGATTTGGATTCCCTCCATTACTTCGCCGGAGGTATGGTCAATGGTCTAGACAAGAATGGCAAGCGATCCGACTGGCATTATTTCGTTTGCGAGAACGGTTCCGTATCTGTTGGAAAAAATGATTCCGTATCTGCTGAAATATCGACGAATCCCTGTGCAATACCGGACTCCTTGCTGGTCTACAATGAAGGGGACTTGCTTATTGGTTCTCGTTACGAACCTCTCATAGATTCCGTGGTGGATGCCATGGGGTTGGTTCGTCGCGACGTTTCTAGTAGCGATTCAGAAAACCTCCAGCGCATACTCGCCTACTTCAAGGAAAACTTCACCTATTCCCTGCAGATTCCGGGCCTTGAACGTTGGCGTGGTTCTGGCAGCGACGTAAAAAAAGATCCCCTCTCCATCTTCTGGCATGCCAAGCAGGGCTTCTGCGAATATTATGCGACCCTGGCAACTTTAACCTTGCGTCGTGTAGGAATTCCCGCCCGCTATGCCACCGGCTTTGCAAATCCCGAGGTGGTGGAGGGCCGCCCCTACGCCGTCTTCCGCCGTAAGCATTCCCATTCCTGGGTTGAGGCGTTTGTGGATGGTCGCTGGGTTGTCTTTGACCCCACACCGCCTATGCTTACTCCAATGGGCTCTGAACCAAGTTGGCTGAGTGCCAAGTGGGAAAGCCTCCAGGGGCGTGCTGCTCGCCTTATGCACTTCCTTAAGGAAGGTGAATGGCGCCGCACCGTGGACAGCTGGCAGAACTACACGCAAAAGATTACCGATGGTATTGCCATTTACGTGGCTCTTGTAATTGCAATCCTTGCTTTTGTTGGACTGAAGGTTCGCGGATACCTAAAGGGACGTCGTCGCAACATCATTACCCCGAAGAATGCTGCAGCTGCCGAATTGGCCCGTAAGCTGACCAAGGCTGAACTTGTTTTAACAACATTAGGTTATCATCGAGAAGATGGAGAAACCGTAGGTGCGTTTGTTAAACGATTGCAACGGGCGGATGCCGGTACTTTGGGCACGAAGAAGGCCGATCCTTCGGCAAATGAAAAGTTGCAACAGACAATAAAGATTCTTCAGGATTACGAAGAACATAGATGGATGAAATAG
- a CDS encoding DUF58 domain-containing protein — protein sequence MHIYYLWQEYFTPAGRAAAALFPLSMALGMVPGFWAAWVFCGLDFLLFLGMILSLFASCKLNYVSIENVVVTPAYEGEVATISAEIGVGGDSAVNAVGKKKGFFRKNNRLDSVQLSSFRMDPSLTVEPSELVRVTKADGFKKLECSIQTKNRGAFPLRKIAANVPEIMGLMCWPYPYMGSAELLVYPRPIKVGEFPFLTSGASGMVFAPLLMPSLTRGMNFVGVREYREGDALRDLHHRAFARYGRPFTKEFETERGAGAILVLDTAAPSFVERQHLENAIRLTAGIGIWLLERNILGRFFIDDEEIPLAGSGAANGEGRKNLLDALARIPAANLISAKKPGPWSPAARPMDPVLRVGLFAKDDPLVHKHIVVTRFKGDAPAGDAASDHKTLFVNAKISGGVSL from the coding sequence ATGCATATTTACTACCTGTGGCAAGAATACTTTACTCCGGCTGGTCGCGCTGCTGCTGCCTTGTTCCCGCTGTCCATGGCGCTGGGCATGGTTCCCGGCTTTTGGGCTGCCTGGGTGTTCTGCGGTTTGGATTTTTTGCTGTTTCTAGGGATGATTCTTTCCTTGTTTGCTTCTTGCAAACTGAATTATGTTTCCATTGAAAATGTGGTTGTGACGCCGGCATACGAAGGCGAGGTTGCAACAATCTCTGCAGAGATTGGCGTTGGTGGTGATTCTGCTGTTAATGCAGTTGGAAAAAAGAAGGGCTTCTTCCGTAAGAACAATCGCTTGGATTCCGTTCAGCTTTCGTCTTTCAGAATGGATCCGTCCTTGACGGTAGAGCCGTCGGAACTTGTGCGGGTAACTAAGGCGGATGGTTTCAAGAAACTGGAGTGTTCCATCCAGACAAAGAATCGAGGAGCCTTTCCCTTAAGGAAAATTGCGGCCAACGTTCCCGAGATTATGGGCCTTATGTGCTGGCCTTATCCATACATGGGTTCCGCTGAACTTCTGGTTTATCCTCGCCCTATAAAGGTGGGCGAGTTCCCGTTCCTTACGTCGGGCGCCAGCGGTATGGTGTTTGCACCGCTGCTCATGCCGAGCCTTACCCGCGGTATGAATTTCGTGGGCGTTCGGGAATATCGTGAGGGTGATGCCCTACGAGACTTGCACCATAGGGCCTTTGCCCGATACGGACGTCCTTTTACCAAGGAATTTGAAACAGAACGTGGGGCCGGCGCCATTCTGGTGCTGGACACGGCGGCGCCTTCTTTCGTGGAACGTCAACATTTGGAAAACGCCATCAGGCTTACCGCAGGCATTGGCATTTGGCTTCTGGAACGGAACATCCTGGGACGTTTCTTTATCGACGACGAGGAAATCCCGCTTGCCGGCAGTGGCGCCGCCAATGGCGAAGGCCGCAAGAACTTGCTAGATGCATTGGCTCGAATTCCTGCGGCCAACCTGATTTCCGCGAAGAAACCGGGGCCCTGGTCTCCGGCGGCCCGCCCTATGGATCCGGTGCTTCGCGTGGGCCTTTTTGCAAAGGATGACCCGCTGGTTCACAAGCATATTGTTGTGACCCGCTTCAAGGGCGATGCTCCTGCGGGAGATGCTGCCAGTGATCACAAGACGCTGTTTGTGAATGCGAAAATTTCTGGCGGAGTGTCTCTATGA
- a CDS encoding MoxR family ATPase translates to MIKSLTSALNNVLLGKNDTVELLLMALLADGHVLIEDVPGTGKTTLSKALAAAVGADFARIQFTPDLLPADVTGGAVYNAKTGEFNIKKGPVFTQILLADEINRASPRTQSSLLEAMEERQVSLEGDRHKLPELFMVLATENPVEFHGVFPLPEAQMDRFMIRISVGYPTEETELQILRSHREGRPIDKVVAVTTPEEILKTREAVQKIHVDESLERYVVTLVQATRNDGGVRLAASPRAGLNLIRMAQACAFMNGRDFVNPDDIQRVFFPVMEHRVFAKDSANPEASKNILQSILKKVNIPK, encoded by the coding sequence ATGATCAAGTCTTTAACTTCCGCTTTGAATAATGTTCTTCTTGGCAAGAACGATACCGTTGAACTTTTATTGATGGCCTTGCTGGCTGATGGCCACGTGCTCATTGAAGATGTTCCTGGTACAGGTAAGACTACGCTTTCCAAGGCCTTGGCTGCCGCTGTGGGGGCGGACTTTGCACGAATCCAGTTTACTCCGGATCTGCTTCCTGCTGATGTGACGGGCGGTGCGGTCTATAACGCAAAAACTGGCGAGTTCAATATCAAGAAGGGTCCTGTGTTTACCCAGATTCTTCTGGCGGATGAAATCAATCGTGCATCCCCAAGAACTCAGAGTTCCCTGCTTGAGGCAATGGAAGAACGTCAGGTGTCTTTGGAAGGGGATCGCCACAAGCTGCCGGAATTGTTTATGGTGCTGGCTACGGAAAATCCGGTGGAATTCCATGGTGTGTTCCCGCTGCCCGAAGCCCAGATGGACCGCTTCATGATTCGCATTTCCGTAGGGTATCCTACTGAGGAAACGGAACTGCAGATTTTGCGCAGCCATCGAGAAGGTCGACCCATCGATAAGGTGGTAGCAGTGACTACGCCGGAAGAAATTCTGAAGACTCGCGAAGCTGTGCAAAAAATTCACGTAGATGAATCTTTGGAACGTTATGTGGTTACCCTAGTGCAGGCAACCCGTAATGACGGTGGCGTACGTTTGGCCGCAAGTCCTCGAGCCGGCTTGAACTTGATCCGTATGGCTCAGGCTTGCGCGTTCATGAATGGTCGTGACTTTGTAAATCCCGACGACATCCAGCGGGTGTTCTTCCCGGTGATGGAACATCGCGTGTTTGCCAAGGACAGCGCCAATCCCGAGGCCAGCAAGAATATTCTGCAGAGCATCCTGAAGAAGGTGAATATCCCGAAATAG
- a CDS encoding glycosyltransferase family 2 protein yields MRFDSFIFVPAYNVEKTLAEVLSKIPAEVWDRSRILVVNDGSRDGTEKAFYEYAKLVREKYGDQAACRLDYFCFEKNSGYGAVVKKGLTEGIASGAKFVACLHGDGQYPAALLDKFLDHLEKFRATDRQGRESAPLALLQGSRHAVAGGAKKGNMPLHKRVGGAFLTALENLAFKQKLTDRHSGFILYRTDFLKTLDLEKLSTSFDIDLELIAIADARGFKVGELPIPTVYAEETSNLNVVNYGLRCLRLVWRRLWMK; encoded by the coding sequence ATGCGGTTTGATTCTTTTATCTTCGTTCCCGCCTACAACGTGGAAAAGACCCTGGCGGAGGTTCTTTCGAAGATTCCTGCCGAAGTGTGGGATCGCTCCAGAATACTTGTTGTAAATGATGGCTCAAGGGACGGAACGGAAAAGGCTTTTTACGAGTATGCAAAGCTAGTCCGAGAAAAGTACGGAGACCAGGCTGCTTGCCGTTTGGATTATTTCTGCTTTGAAAAAAACAGCGGTTATGGAGCTGTGGTAAAGAAGGGCTTGACCGAGGGAATTGCCTCTGGTGCAAAGTTCGTTGCCTGCCTTCACGGGGATGGTCAGTATCCTGCAGCTTTGCTGGACAAGTTCTTGGATCATCTGGAAAAATTCAGAGCCACGGATAGACAGGGTAGGGAGTCTGCACCGCTTGCTTTGCTGCAGGGCTCTCGTCACGCGGTTGCCGGCGGTGCCAAGAAGGGAAACATGCCCCTCCATAAACGTGTTGGCGGCGCTTTCTTGACGGCGTTGGAAAACCTGGCGTTCAAACAGAAGTTGACGGATCGTCATAGCGGCTTTATACTGTACCGAACGGATTTCCTGAAAACCTTGGACCTTGAAAAACTGAGTACCAGCTTTGATATTGATCTGGAGCTGATCGCCATTGCGGACGCCCGAGGATTTAAGGTTGGGGAACTTCCCATTCCAACGGTCTATGCCGAGGAAACCTCCAACTTGAATGTGGTAAATTACGGTTTGCGTTGCCTTCGTCTGGTATGGCGGCGCTTATGGATGAAATAA
- a CDS encoding NAD-dependent epimerase/dehydratase family protein — protein sequence MNPRYLNFQDNSITVALVGCGGFIGSHLLQAVLERTNWRVFGVDLESYRIQQHLANPRVEFLCADLANPLVVERIARFPLVVNLAAICTPSRYMAESAEVIRSNYDHPARLADACAKSGSWLIHFSTSEIYGKTSATSGLLDEDSSELTFGAVTASRWSYATAKLLAERYIAGLPGLNWTVVRPFNFVGPFMDFMPGVDGEGIPRVLANFSTALVRGEPFMLVNGGAAKRSFTSVHDAVDFMFSLFAAGAEGENPALGQAFNVGNPDNELSIAELSQMMRNIYAQIRGVDENSIPVPQIVDGVAYYGAGYEDSMRRLPNVEKAERLLGFRARTPLKAVLEESLRWFVKYYSVERHSGEA from the coding sequence GTGAATCCCCGTTACCTAAACTTTCAGGATAATTCCATCACCGTGGCTCTTGTGGGCTGCGGTGGTTTTATTGGTAGTCACCTTCTGCAGGCGGTCCTTGAAAGAACCAATTGGCGGGTCTTTGGCGTAGACCTGGAATCCTACCGCATCCAGCAGCACTTGGCAAACCCTCGGGTAGAATTCCTTTGTGCAGACCTGGCGAACCCGCTGGTGGTGGAACGTATAGCACGTTTCCCGCTGGTTGTGAATCTGGCTGCCATTTGTACGCCAAGCCGTTATATGGCTGAATCCGCAGAGGTTATCCGCAGTAACTACGATCATCCGGCACGTCTGGCGGATGCCTGTGCCAAGAGCGGTTCATGGCTCATTCATTTTTCCACGTCGGAAATCTACGGAAAGACTAGCGCTACCTCCGGCCTTCTCGACGAGGACTCTTCCGAACTGACTTTTGGCGCTGTGACGGCTAGCCGCTGGAGCTATGCCACGGCGAAACTTCTGGCGGAACGCTATATCGCAGGCTTGCCCGGCTTGAACTGGACAGTGGTTCGCCCCTTTAATTTTGTGGGCCCCTTCATGGACTTTATGCCCGGAGTTGATGGGGAAGGTATCCCGCGAGTCCTTGCCAACTTCTCTACGGCCCTGGTTCGAGGTGAACCCTTCATGCTGGTGAACGGAGGTGCTGCAAAGCGCAGCTTTACTTCTGTTCACGATGCGGTGGACTTTATGTTTAGTCTTTTTGCCGCAGGTGCCGAAGGCGAAAATCCCGCCCTGGGCCAGGCATTCAATGTTGGCAATCCCGATAATGAGCTGAGCATTGCCGAACTTTCCCAGATGATGAGAAACATTTACGCTCAGATTCGTGGTGTTGATGAAAATTCCATTCCTGTACCGCAAATCGTAGATGGTGTTGCGTACTACGGTGCCGGCTACGAAGATTCCATGCGTCGTCTGCCCAACGTTGAAAAGGCGGAGCGCCTGCTTGGTTTCAGGGCTAGAACTCCCTTGAAAGCTGTGCTGGAAGAATCCTTGCGTTGGTTTGTGAAATACTATTCTGTTGAACGTCATTCTGGAGAGGCGTAG